The Nitrospinota bacterium region AAGCCAACCTCAGTGAAGCGGATCTAAAAGAGGCTGACCTAAGCTACGCCAAACTGAACCATGCGGATCTGACTTCAACAAAAATGGACGGAACCAACTTGTCCGGTGCCGACCTTAAAGATTCCATCAACCTTTCCTGTCAACAAATTGAATCGGCAATCATCGATAAAAAAACCAAGTTCCCCGATTACTTACAAGTCACCTGGACCTATGTGGGACGATACGGTGCCAATTTTCATTGCAAGCTAAGTTCACCGAAACAAACGGAAAGTAAAAAGAAAAAGGCTAATTTTCACGACAGTAAATTGTATCAACAAGGGTAAGAGCGGCAGGATCAATAAACTTCGGGACTTTTTCGAGTCGTAGGACGAGGAATAATATCCAATAAAATAAAAATAA contains the following coding sequences:
- a CDS encoding pentapeptide repeat-containing protein, with product MSDQEVTDKERAQTSKKDLQGADFSGGDLVQADLRRGNLANADLSRADLTEARLNHANLSGANLSKAKLNFANLSEANLSEANLSEADLKEADLSYAKLNHADLTSTKMDGTNLSGADLKDSINLSCQQIESAIIDKKTKFPDYLQVTWTYVGRYGANFHCKLSSPKQTESKKKKANFHDSKLYQQG